The nucleotide window CGTGCGAGCCGCAATCGCAGGGCGGGCCGTCGGGATTCACCGTGATATGCCCCAATTCGCCGGCCATCCCGCTCCGCCCGTGCACCAGCTTGCCGCCGACGATCAGCCCGCCGCCCACGCCGGTGCCGAGCGTCAACAGCACTACGTCGCTGCGGCCTCGAGCGGCGCCGCGCCAGAACTCGCCGAGCGCCCACGCGTTAGCGTCGTTCTCGACGATCACCCGGCGGCCGATTCGCGCCTCGAGCATTCTTCTGAGCGGGAACCCGTGCCATGCCGCGACGTGCGGCGCTGCCCTCACGATTCCGGAGTAAACGTCGAGCGGTCCCGGCACCGCGACGCCGATCGCTTTCGGCGAGCCGAGGCCGCGGAGGCGAGCGCTCTCGAGCAACGCGATCAGTTGATCACCGATATTTACTGCGACCGCGATGGCGGCGCGCGATGCGTGCGCCGGCCCGCGATTCATCAGCAGGACTTCGCCGTCAACCGACACGGCGGCGCACCGGATATTGGTG belongs to Candidatus Binatus sp. and includes:
- a CDS encoding ROK family protein, producing the protein MTRAFTVGLDMGGTNIRCAAVSVDGEVLLMNRGPAHASRAAIAVAVNIGDQLIALLESARLRGLGSPKAIGVAVPGPLDVYSGIVRAAPHVAAWHGFPLRRMLEARIGRRVIVENDANAWALGEFWRGAARGRSDVVLLTLGTGVGGGLIVGGKLVHGRSGMAGELGHITVNPDGPPCDCGSHGCLESYASASGLRGLLVHRLDLSPDAPLPENIVDDGGNFSVRRMSALARAGDALSLELFAIAGSYLGIAVASLLNAFNPELVVIGGGVAGALPYMRNAMNAQIKVRAFAAIASQAKIVRAALGPASGVVGAAYAALHPPERK